Proteins from a genomic interval of Candidatus Eremiobacterota bacterium:
- a CDS encoding ABC transporter permease, which produces MTAALLRTRAFRDVAVVIVLVFGVGSIAMLLAHVSPFDGFYALIDGAFGTKYELAETLVQTTNLLLPALGIAIAFRAGLFNIGAEGQLVIGGFAAGWLGAQLPLPGYLAVPMVLLAGVVAGGAWGAIPGFMRARFGANEVIATLMLNFVAALLTTYLVTGPLQQGGAGAAETSPLPKAAQLPTLFGTQLTWAFVIALGLAFVMHWVLRRTVFGYELRAAGDAPEAAKRAGIDLSRTALLAMTISGAFAGLGGASIVAGELHRFNTGLSPGYGFIAIAVALVGNLDPRWIIVAALAFGALQSGGYVMQAEAHVPREVVSLVTGLVIVALAGRRVVAALRST; this is translated from the coding sequence GTGACGGCCGCGCTGCTGCGCACGCGCGCGTTCCGCGACGTCGCGGTCGTGATCGTCCTCGTCTTCGGAGTCGGCTCGATCGCGATGCTGCTCGCGCACGTCTCGCCGTTCGACGGATTCTACGCGCTGATCGACGGCGCGTTCGGGACGAAGTACGAGCTGGCCGAGACGTTGGTGCAGACCACGAACCTGCTCTTGCCCGCGCTCGGGATCGCGATCGCGTTTCGCGCCGGGCTGTTCAACATCGGCGCGGAGGGCCAGCTCGTGATCGGCGGGTTCGCCGCGGGCTGGCTCGGCGCGCAGCTGCCGCTCCCGGGCTATCTCGCGGTCCCGATGGTGCTGCTCGCCGGCGTCGTGGCGGGCGGCGCGTGGGGCGCGATTCCCGGCTTCATGCGCGCGCGCTTCGGCGCGAACGAAGTGATCGCCACGCTGATGCTCAACTTCGTCGCCGCGCTGCTCACCACGTACCTTGTCACCGGCCCGCTGCAGCAGGGCGGTGCGGGCGCCGCGGAAACGAGCCCGCTGCCGAAAGCCGCGCAGCTTCCGACGCTGTTCGGCACGCAGCTCACCTGGGCGTTCGTCATCGCGCTCGGGCTGGCGTTCGTGATGCACTGGGTGCTGCGGCGCACGGTGTTCGGCTACGAGCTGCGCGCCGCGGGCGACGCGCCGGAGGCCGCGAAGCGCGCCGGCATCGACCTCAGCCGCACGGCGCTGCTCGCGATGACGATCTCCGGGGCGTTCGCCGGGCTCGGCGGCGCGTCGATCGTCGCGGGCGAATTGCACCGCTTCAACACCGGGCTCTCGCCGGGCTACGGTTTCATCGCGATCGCGGTCGCGCTGGTCGGAAATCTCGACCCGCGCTGGATCATCGTCGCCGCGCTCGCCTTCGGCGCGCTGCAGAGCGGCGGCTACGTGATGCAGGCCGAAGCGCACGTCCCGCGCGAGGTTGTCTCGCTCGTCACCGGGCTGGTGATCGTCGCGCTCGCCGGACGCCGCGTCGTCGCGGCGCTGAGGTCGACGTGA
- a CDS encoding glycosyltransferase family 39 protein, protein MARSPWYRDRVALAIALPTLVVHAALAGRYDVFRDELYFIVCGRHPAFGYVDQPPLIPLLSAGLYALGHQTWLLRMPAVLAAVALVWLVVRFARLLGGGDAAAAAAGIAVALAPMLSGLTATFNTTVFEPLAWTSVAYALAHALLGDQRAPIRAGVVAGLALEAKYVLVVWLAALAIGVVATAERRLFARRELWIGVALAVVIALPSVVWQAVHGWPFRELLQAAGAKNTAVPPLAFLANQVFVLNPLFAPLWLAGIAAPFAWRERARARFVAVAFVVATALMIATHGKDYYLAAAYPAVFALGGIAFERIVRNMLARVAYLAAAAALSAIALPTALPILPPNRIAPYLQALHIAPQQQEKSFAGTALPQEFADQLGWHDFVDQVGAAWRTIPPGVRAQTSILVGNYGEAAALDVYGAPYGLPAALSGHNTYWMWGLHGRARATCFACARM, encoded by the coding sequence GTGGCACGGTCGCCCTGGTACCGCGACCGGGTCGCACTGGCGATCGCGCTTCCAACGCTCGTCGTGCACGCCGCGCTGGCGGGGCGCTACGACGTCTTTCGCGACGAGCTGTACTTCATCGTTTGCGGACGGCATCCGGCGTTCGGGTACGTCGACCAGCCGCCGCTGATCCCGCTGCTCTCGGCGGGCTTGTATGCGCTCGGCCACCAGACGTGGCTGCTGCGCATGCCGGCGGTGCTCGCCGCGGTCGCGCTGGTGTGGCTCGTCGTGCGCTTCGCGCGGCTGCTCGGCGGCGGCGACGCCGCGGCGGCGGCGGCGGGAATCGCCGTCGCGCTCGCGCCGATGCTCAGCGGGCTCACGGCGACCTTCAACACGACCGTGTTCGAGCCGCTTGCCTGGACCTCCGTCGCGTACGCGCTCGCGCACGCCCTGCTCGGCGACCAGCGTGCGCCGATCCGGGCCGGCGTCGTGGCGGGGCTCGCGCTCGAAGCGAAGTACGTGCTGGTGGTCTGGCTCGCCGCGTTGGCGATCGGCGTGGTTGCGACCGCCGAGCGTCGGCTCTTCGCGCGGCGCGAGCTTTGGATCGGCGTTGCGCTCGCCGTCGTCATCGCGCTGCCTTCGGTCGTGTGGCAAGCGGTGCACGGGTGGCCGTTCCGCGAGTTGCTGCAAGCGGCAGGCGCGAAGAACACGGCCGTTCCGCCGCTCGCGTTTCTCGCAAACCAAGTCTTCGTGTTGAACCCGCTGTTCGCGCCGCTCTGGCTGGCAGGTATCGCCGCGCCGTTCGCGTGGCGCGAGCGCGCGCGCGCGCGCTTCGTCGCCGTTGCGTTCGTCGTGGCGACGGCGCTGATGATCGCAACGCACGGCAAAGACTACTACCTCGCGGCCGCGTACCCGGCAGTGTTCGCGCTCGGCGGCATCGCGTTCGAGCGCATCGTGCGCAACATGCTCGCGCGCGTTGCGTACCTTGCTGCCGCAGCGGCGTTAAGCGCGATCGCCTTGCCGACCGCGCTGCCCATTCTGCCCCCGAATCGGATCGCGCCGTACCTGCAGGCGCTGCATATCGCGCCGCAACAGCAAGAGAAGAGCTTCGCCGGGACGGCGCTTCCGCAAGAGTTCGCCGACCAGCTCGGCTGGCACGACTTCGTCGACCAAGTCGGCGCCGCGTGGCGCACCATCCCGCCCGGCGTTCGCGCGCAGACCTCGATCCTGGTCGGAAACTACGGCGAGGCCGCGGCGCTCGACGTCTACGGCGCGCCGTACGGTCTCCCGGCGGCGCTCAGCGGCCACAACACGTACTGGATGTGGGGACTGCACGGCAGAGCGCGCGCAACTTGCTTCGCGTGCGCCCGAATGTAG
- a CDS encoding ImmA/IrrE family metallo-endopeptidase produces MAATDALINPKVLRWARESTLLSIDEAARVAHIANPDRLLAAENGDGPITFHQLQRLAHFCRIPLGAFYRDAPPREEDVPPDFRSGPERPDRYTSDLIRTLRTARERRDAALELFQDLDIAIPAMPSVASTSEAHAVLQPLLCTLAWPDQSAQWNRGAKALSTSKEIVERSLPVLVFEFPVESAQVRGCSLFHERLSIIILSSNDVPNARRFSLTHELVHLLLHQSGLCSPLCGRDQLQLERECDVVASESLLPTAALVAEAMERRNEQPQRIVDRIVSRYGMSYSAAALRLHDAGFIGDRDYRQLMHFYDTQRRKQIEAYADRDGGPNYHLLQVQRLGPTFTGAVLDGIYSDHISVTQGASLLGVAASYVSFDGIREQMSSVYGG; encoded by the coding sequence ATGGCTGCCACAGACGCCCTGATTAATCCTAAAGTCCTTCGCTGGGCACGGGAATCCACTTTACTGTCGATCGACGAGGCCGCGCGCGTCGCGCACATCGCCAATCCAGATCGGTTGCTCGCTGCTGAAAATGGCGACGGACCGATTACATTCCACCAACTTCAACGGCTAGCCCATTTTTGCCGCATCCCTCTCGGTGCATTCTACCGAGACGCGCCACCTAGGGAAGAGGACGTCCCGCCAGATTTTCGCTCTGGACCCGAGCGACCTGACCGCTACACTTCAGATCTTATCCGGACTCTTCGGACGGCGCGCGAGCGGCGCGACGCGGCTCTTGAGCTGTTTCAGGATCTGGACATCGCAATTCCGGCGATGCCCAGCGTCGCATCTACGAGTGAGGCGCATGCTGTACTGCAGCCCTTGCTTTGTACTTTGGCATGGCCCGACCAATCCGCCCAGTGGAATCGTGGCGCAAAGGCGCTAAGTACGAGCAAGGAAATCGTCGAGCGCAGCCTACCCGTCCTCGTCTTTGAATTTCCTGTCGAATCTGCACAGGTTCGTGGGTGCTCGCTCTTTCACGAGCGCCTTTCGATCATTATTCTAAGCTCGAATGATGTTCCGAATGCGCGTCGCTTCAGCTTGACGCATGAGTTGGTCCATCTACTCCTGCATCAATCCGGGCTATGTTCACCCCTTTGCGGCAGGGACCAGTTACAGCTGGAACGCGAATGCGATGTCGTCGCTAGTGAATCACTACTTCCAACGGCCGCCCTAGTCGCTGAAGCAATGGAACGTCGGAACGAGCAACCACAGCGAATCGTTGACCGCATTGTGTCGCGATACGGAATGAGTTATTCTGCGGCCGCGCTGCGACTACATGACGCTGGATTCATTGGGGACCGCGATTATCGTCAGCTAATGCATTTCTATGACACGCAACGCCGAAAGCAAATTGAGGCATACGCCGATCGAGACGGCGGACCGAACTACCATCTGCTGCAAGTACAGCGACTCGGCCCGACGTTTACAGGCGCGGTTTTGGATGGCATCTATAGCGACCATATTTCCGTGACGCAAGGCGCGAGCTTGCTAGGTGTCGCCGCGAGCTATGTGAGCTTTGATGGCATCCGAGAACAGATGTCGAGCGTCTATGGGGGCTAA
- a CDS encoding bifunctional YncE family protein/alkaline phosphatase family protein: MKRTVAATILGVFALGAAALAAAGVTTLPTGWKIRGSDGPVATVGTLPTGLVLSRDGSRLFVLEAGHRKPALRVLDAATLHEVRSVPLNGAYGAPLRDANGDGVWVAVAGTFQESVAHVDTASGVVDKNVSLPVPFYPVALAQRANGTIAVAGDLANRVALIDPKTARVFSTEDVGHHPAAVLYAGRSGTLWVAERGWSFVTALGARDAHVFVGRHPVALASDGARLYVANSDDDDVAVVDLATEKVIQHAKIPFARANAFGTSPNSLVLDGSRLYVTCGAANAVAVFRTGPHGLTPLGAIPAGWYPTALAVDRAHGVLYVANGKGESGHANPRFNPLARSDTDYIADNLVGSVRRLAIPDDAALARGLADVRELAQHDAVPASPVIRRGGPIKHVIYVIKENRTYDQVLGDVSGADGDPSLVLFGEKVTPNQHAIAKRFGVFDRFFEDAHVSADGHNWSTAAFANDYLEKMWPQNYANRRPFYDFEDGAEAAVPHAGYLWDDAAAHGVTLRNYGEFVTAGPSGPTPVSSENAFLNKNTDHGFATFDLSVEDVARFAEWKREFDAYEASHTLPQLEIVRFPRDHTSGTRAGAITPQGMVADNDQAVGKLVEAVSHSPDWPTTAIFVLEDDAQNGPDHVDEQRSTLYVASPYAAGGVQHAAYTQASVLRTIEILLGLAPMSAYDAGAPPLSAAFVATPNLVPFDALPAQTDTRAKNGAAAYRAADSARLDLAHADRVDEGELNDILWHAVKGARATPPPYGEFAR, encoded by the coding sequence GTGAAGCGAACCGTCGCCGCTACGATCCTCGGTGTGTTCGCGCTCGGTGCTGCGGCGCTGGCCGCGGCGGGCGTGACGACGCTGCCGACGGGGTGGAAGATCCGCGGCAGCGACGGGCCGGTCGCGACGGTGGGGACGCTGCCGACCGGGCTCGTGCTCTCGCGCGACGGCTCGCGTCTCTTCGTCCTCGAAGCCGGACACCGCAAGCCCGCGCTGCGCGTCCTCGACGCCGCGACGCTGCACGAGGTGCGCAGCGTCCCGTTGAACGGCGCGTACGGCGCACCGCTGCGCGACGCGAACGGCGACGGCGTGTGGGTCGCGGTCGCCGGCACGTTTCAAGAGTCGGTCGCGCACGTCGACACGGCGAGCGGCGTGGTCGACAAGAACGTCTCGCTGCCGGTGCCGTTCTACCCGGTCGCGCTCGCGCAGCGGGCGAACGGAACGATCGCGGTCGCCGGCGACCTCGCGAACCGCGTCGCGCTGATCGATCCGAAGACGGCGCGCGTCTTCTCGACCGAAGACGTCGGACACCATCCGGCCGCGGTGCTGTACGCCGGCCGCAGCGGAACGCTGTGGGTCGCCGAGCGCGGCTGGAGCTTCGTGACCGCGCTCGGCGCGCGCGACGCGCACGTGTTCGTCGGCCGCCATCCGGTCGCGCTCGCGAGCGACGGCGCGCGGCTGTACGTCGCGAACAGCGACGACGACGACGTCGCGGTCGTCGATCTCGCGACCGAGAAGGTGATACAGCACGCGAAGATCCCGTTCGCGCGCGCGAACGCGTTCGGCACCTCGCCGAATTCGCTCGTCCTCGACGGCAGCCGCCTCTACGTCACGTGCGGCGCGGCGAACGCCGTCGCCGTCTTCCGCACCGGCCCGCACGGCCTCACGCCGCTGGGCGCGATCCCCGCCGGCTGGTACCCGACCGCGCTTGCGGTCGACCGCGCGCACGGCGTGCTCTACGTCGCGAACGGCAAGGGCGAGTCGGGCCACGCGAACCCGCGCTTCAACCCGCTCGCGCGCAGCGACACCGACTACATCGCCGACAACTTGGTGGGCTCGGTTCGCCGGCTCGCGATCCCCGACGATGCGGCGCTCGCGCGCGGCCTCGCCGACGTCCGCGAGCTCGCGCAGCACGATGCCGTTCCGGCGAGCCCCGTGATCCGCCGCGGCGGCCCGATCAAGCACGTGATCTACGTGATCAAGGAGAACCGCACGTACGACCAGGTGCTGGGCGACGTGAGCGGCGCCGACGGCGATCCCTCGCTGGTGCTGTTCGGCGAAAAGGTGACCCCGAACCAGCACGCGATCGCGAAGCGCTTCGGCGTCTTCGACCGCTTCTTCGAGGACGCGCACGTCAGCGCCGACGGCCACAACTGGTCGACCGCAGCGTTCGCCAACGACTACCTCGAGAAGATGTGGCCGCAAAACTACGCGAACCGCCGCCCCTTCTACGACTTCGAGGACGGCGCCGAAGCCGCGGTCCCGCACGCCGGCTACCTCTGGGACGACGCCGCCGCGCACGGCGTGACGCTGCGCAACTACGGCGAGTTCGTCACCGCCGGGCCGAGCGGTCCGACGCCGGTGTCGTCGGAAAATGCGTTCCTGAACAAGAACACGGACCACGGCTTCGCGACCTTCGACCTCTCGGTCGAGGACGTCGCGCGCTTCGCGGAGTGGAAGCGCGAGTTCGACGCGTACGAAGCTTCGCACACGCTCCCGCAACTGGAGATCGTGCGCTTCCCGCGCGACCACACCTCCGGAACGCGCGCCGGCGCGATCACACCGCAGGGAATGGTCGCGGACAACGACCAGGCCGTCGGCAAGCTCGTCGAAGCCGTCTCGCATTCGCCGGACTGGCCCACTACCGCGATCTTCGTCCTCGAGGACGACGCGCAGAACGGCCCCGACCACGTCGACGAGCAGCGCTCGACGCTGTACGTCGCCTCGCCGTACGCCGCCGGCGGCGTCCAGCACGCCGCGTACACGCAAGCATCGGTGCTGCGCACGATCGAGATCCTGCTCGGCCTGGCGCCGATGTCCGCATACGACGCCGGCGCGCCGCCGCTTTCGGCCGCGTTCGTCGCGACGCCGAACCTCGTGCCCTTCGACGCACTTCCGGCGCAAACCGACACGCGCGCGAAGAACGGCGCCGCCGCCTACCGCGCCGCCGACAGCGCCCGGCTCGACCTCGCCCACGCCGACCGAGTCGACGAGGGCGAGCTGAACGACATCCTCTGGCACGCCGTCAAAGGCGCGCGCGCCACGCCGCCGCCGTACGGCGAGTTCGCGCGGTAG
- a CDS encoding branched-chain amino acid transaminase: MQLGDLTVYHNGRFSRYDDAKVGLLTHGLQYGTGCFEGIRGFWNARDEELYLLQLQDHYERLAQSARILLIELPHAARELCELTVEICARNAFRSDVYIRPFCYKANEDIGVRLHGVKDGFAIVAIPFERYFDAQRGLRVGVSSWRRIDDTMAPARGKITGVYVNSALAKSEAVMNGFDEAILLSAEGHVCEGSAENVFVVRRGVLYTPDPSQNILEGVTRRAIMTLAAEELGMQVVERPIDRSELVVADEIFITGSAAGVQWVESVDHRPVGGGERGPVAGALIELYDRAIRGGMQKYEHWLTRTYATHADEGRQTARSDSFSTSGSPPANPS; the protein is encoded by the coding sequence ATGCAGCTAGGCGACTTGACGGTCTACCACAACGGGCGGTTCAGCCGCTACGACGACGCCAAGGTCGGGCTGCTGACCCACGGCCTGCAGTACGGAACCGGCTGCTTCGAAGGGATTCGCGGCTTCTGGAACGCGCGCGACGAGGAGCTCTACCTGCTTCAGCTCCAGGACCACTACGAGCGGCTCGCGCAGTCGGCCCGCATTCTTCTGATCGAGTTGCCGCACGCGGCGCGCGAGCTGTGCGAGCTGACGGTCGAGATCTGCGCGCGCAACGCGTTCCGCAGCGACGTCTACATCCGTCCCTTCTGCTACAAGGCCAACGAAGACATCGGCGTGCGGCTGCACGGCGTGAAGGACGGCTTCGCGATCGTCGCGATCCCGTTCGAGCGCTACTTCGACGCGCAGCGCGGGTTGCGGGTCGGCGTCTCGTCGTGGCGCCGGATCGACGACACGATGGCGCCGGCGCGCGGCAAGATCACCGGCGTCTACGTCAACAGCGCGCTCGCGAAGAGCGAGGCGGTGATGAACGGCTTCGACGAAGCGATCCTGCTCTCGGCGGAAGGCCACGTCTGCGAAGGTTCGGCGGAGAACGTCTTCGTCGTGCGGCGCGGCGTGCTCTACACGCCCGATCCCTCGCAGAACATTCTCGAAGGCGTGACCCGCCGCGCCATCATGACGCTCGCGGCCGAGGAGCTGGGGATGCAGGTGGTGGAGCGGCCGATCGATCGCAGCGAGCTCGTCGTCGCCGACGAGATCTTCATCACCGGCAGCGCCGCCGGCGTGCAGTGGGTCGAGTCGGTCGACCATCGTCCCGTCGGCGGCGGCGAGCGCGGCCCGGTCGCCGGCGCGCTGATCGAGTTGTACGACCGTGCGATCCGCGGCGGGATGCAGAAGTACGAGCACTGGCTGACCCGCACGTACGCGACGCACGCCGACGAAGGCCGCCAGACAGCCCGTTCGGATAGTTTTTCCACCTCCGGCAGCCCGCCCGCCAACCCGTCATAG
- a CDS encoding ABC transporter permease — protein MNATAAALLALVGLTLIKATPLIYAALGGVLSERSGVVNIGLEGILIAGAFTSVAVSAATGNPFVGALAGIVAGMLLAALLAFAATRLAVDQIVAGTGLNIAALAAAAFGLVLVFHQPGASTEVPALGPRGQTTLIVLAFVAAAALHWVLTRTPWGLRVRACGEDPSAAESAGIDALKTRFWAVVIGGAICSLGGVYLSLAELDLYSDGMTAGRGFIALAAVIFGRWTPLGATGAALFFGFFAALQFTLQQAGIPSQLLQALPYLAALVALCGFAGRVRAPAADGLPYVRQ, from the coding sequence GTGAACGCGACCGCTGCCGCGCTGCTGGCGCTCGTCGGGCTGACGCTGATCAAAGCGACGCCGCTGATCTACGCCGCGCTCGGCGGGGTCTTGAGCGAGCGCTCCGGCGTGGTGAACATCGGGCTTGAAGGGATCCTGATCGCCGGCGCGTTCACCTCGGTCGCCGTCAGCGCCGCGACCGGAAACCCGTTCGTCGGCGCGCTCGCGGGCATCGTGGCGGGGATGCTGCTCGCCGCGCTGCTTGCCTTCGCGGCCACGCGGCTGGCGGTCGACCAGATCGTGGCCGGGACCGGGCTGAACATCGCCGCGCTGGCGGCCGCGGCGTTCGGGCTCGTCCTCGTCTTCCACCAGCCGGGCGCCTCGACGGAGGTGCCGGCGCTCGGACCGCGCGGGCAGACGACGCTGATCGTGCTCGCGTTCGTGGCCGCCGCGGCGCTGCACTGGGTGCTGACGCGCACGCCGTGGGGCTTGCGCGTGCGCGCCTGCGGCGAGGATCCGAGCGCCGCCGAGTCGGCCGGGATTGACGCGCTGAAGACGCGCTTCTGGGCGGTCGTGATCGGCGGGGCGATCTGCTCGCTCGGCGGCGTCTACCTCTCGCTCGCCGAGCTCGATCTCTATTCCGACGGGATGACGGCAGGCCGCGGCTTCATCGCGCTCGCGGCGGTGATCTTCGGCCGCTGGACGCCACTCGGCGCGACCGGTGCGGCGCTCTTCTTCGGCTTCTTCGCGGCGCTGCAGTTTACGCTGCAGCAAGCCGGCATCCCGAGCCAGCTGCTGCAAGCGCTGCCGTACCTGGCTGCGCTGGTCGCGCTGTGCGGCTTCGCCGGCCGCGTCCGCGCGCCGGCTGCCGACGGCCTGCCGTACGTTCGCCAGTAG
- the chrA gene encoding chromate efflux transporter, translated as MKSRSSAGKSGVVREVFTTFLRLGSTSFGGPIAHLAYFRRTFVQERRWLDEAAFVRIVAFCQIIPGPTSSQVGMLIGFTRGGPLGAFLAWLGFTAPSALAMTAIAALLTGAERHDPPVWLGGLLDGLFAAAAAVVAQAVVGLAASMCTGGRTKVIAVAALFVTLALRPLPGFQWVPIVLGAIAGALLLRAGGLRADGLPIRVPRGVSVVAGALFLALVAVTALPKSATVVFLATLIRAGSLVFGGGHVVLPLLQSMIRDGLISARDFFAGYGAVQAMPGPLNTFATFLGYANTSPLHGAAGALVATGLIFLPSFALIFAIAPVWNRLAGAPRAAGAVRGANASVVGLLGAVLYDPVLISLGGAWLRIAIALAAFAAIALFRVAPWIVVVTAAILGALLNA; from the coding sequence ATGAAGTCGCGATCCTCTGCGGGTAAGTCTGGCGTCGTGCGCGAGGTGTTCACCACGTTCCTCCGCCTTGGCTCGACCTCGTTCGGCGGCCCGATCGCCCACCTCGCGTACTTCCGCCGCACCTTCGTGCAGGAGCGGCGCTGGCTCGACGAGGCCGCGTTCGTGCGCATCGTCGCGTTCTGCCAGATCATCCCCGGACCGACCTCGAGCCAGGTCGGGATGCTGATCGGCTTCACGCGCGGCGGCCCGCTCGGCGCCTTCCTGGCCTGGCTCGGCTTCACCGCGCCTTCGGCGCTCGCGATGACGGCGATCGCCGCGCTGCTGACCGGCGCCGAACGCCACGATCCGCCGGTTTGGCTCGGCGGGCTCCTCGACGGCTTGTTCGCCGCCGCCGCGGCGGTCGTGGCGCAGGCCGTCGTCGGCCTCGCAGCCTCGATGTGCACCGGCGGGCGGACGAAGGTCATCGCGGTCGCCGCGCTGTTCGTCACGCTCGCGCTGCGGCCGCTGCCGGGATTCCAGTGGGTGCCGATCGTGCTTGGGGCTATCGCCGGGGCGTTGCTGCTGCGCGCCGGCGGTTTGCGCGCCGACGGGCTGCCGATCCGCGTGCCACGCGGGGTCTCGGTCGTCGCGGGAGCGCTGTTCCTCGCGCTCGTCGCGGTGACCGCGCTGCCGAAGAGCGCGACGGTCGTATTTCTCGCGACGCTGATACGCGCCGGTTCGCTCGTGTTCGGCGGCGGTCACGTCGTGCTGCCGCTGCTGCAGAGCATGATCCGCGACGGGTTGATCTCGGCGCGCGACTTCTTCGCCGGCTACGGCGCGGTGCAGGCGATGCCGGGCCCGCTCAACACGTTCGCGACGTTTCTGGGCTACGCGAACACCTCACCGCTGCACGGCGCCGCCGGCGCGCTCGTCGCCACCGGGCTGATCTTCTTGCCCTCATTCGCGCTGATCTTCGCGATCGCGCCGGTATGGAACCGCCTCGCCGGCGCGCCACGCGCCGCCGGCGCCGTGCGCGGCGCGAACGCGAGCGTCGTCGGTTTGCTCGGCGCGGTCCTCTACGATCCCGTCCTGATCTCGCTCGGCGGCGCCTGGCTGCGCATCGCAATCGCCCTCGCCGCCTTCGCCGCGATCGCGCTCTTCCGCGTCGCCCCATGGATCGTCGTCGTCACCGCCGCGATACTCGGCGCGCTCCTGAACGCATAG
- a CDS encoding serine hydrolase, with product MPGPLADLQAQLSAYAVRAPGRVGVAVQDVATGVTTGINSGAEMPAASTIKIPVMVEVFRQLALGKFDLNKRLTLLRSDKDWGSGDLCDARTGNTYTVARLLSLMIDVSDNTATNMLIRLVGRRNINQEMEDLGLTHTRLTDFIRSEGPHIRWALRSSPADMAHLLHAMAREQLIDEWSSREMIQILRGQEHNSLIPAPLPPGTEIAHKTGTLHDTLNDVGIVYEGNDPYVIAVMTTDLPTLDSGRRFIRGVSKMAYSALGKFATWREENGFDPLLEANHAAPTDAASPAPDQQMWTPQNVPAAPPAPGPAATAAPSQR from the coding sequence GTGCCCGGACCGCTCGCCGATCTGCAGGCGCAGCTCTCGGCCTACGCGGTGCGCGCGCCCGGCCGCGTCGGCGTCGCGGTGCAAGACGTCGCGACCGGCGTGACGACCGGGATCAACTCCGGCGCCGAGATGCCGGCGGCCTCGACGATCAAGATCCCGGTGATGGTCGAAGTCTTCCGCCAGCTCGCGCTCGGAAAGTTCGATCTGAACAAGCGCCTGACGCTGCTCCGCTCCGACAAGGACTGGGGCTCGGGCGATCTGTGTGACGCGCGTACGGGCAATACGTACACGGTCGCCCGGCTGCTCTCGCTGATGATCGACGTCAGCGACAATACGGCGACGAACATGCTGATCCGCTTGGTCGGCCGCCGCAACATCAACCAGGAGATGGAAGACCTCGGGCTGACGCACACCCGGCTCACCGACTTCATCCGCTCCGAAGGCCCGCACATCCGCTGGGCGCTGCGCTCGAGCCCGGCCGACATGGCGCACCTGCTCCACGCGATGGCGCGCGAGCAGCTGATCGACGAGTGGTCCTCGCGCGAGATGATTCAGATCCTGCGCGGCCAGGAGCACAACAGCCTGATCCCGGCGCCCCTCCCGCCGGGCACCGAGATCGCGCACAAGACGGGGACGCTGCACGACACCCTCAACGACGTCGGGATCGTGTACGAAGGCAACGACCCGTACGTCATCGCGGTGATGACGACCGATCTGCCGACGCTCGACTCCGGCCGCCGCTTCATCCGCGGCGTCTCGAAAATGGCCTACAGCGCGCTCGGCAAGTTCGCGACCTGGCGTGAGGAGAACGGCTTCGACCCGCTCCTCGAAGCGAACCACGCCGCGCCGACCGACGCCGCCTCGCCCGCCCCCGACCAGCAGATGTGGACGCCGCAGAACGTCCCCGCAGCACCGCCGGCGCCGGGTCCCGCCGCGACCGCAGCCCCCTCGCAGCGCTGA